The Spirosoma oryzicola genome has a window encoding:
- the thiS gene encoding sulfur carrier protein ThiS, whose translation MTVSVNNQSVTTSPTASLGSLLTQLELTQKKGIAVAVNNAIVPRTLWNQYPLSGNETITILQATQGG comes from the coding sequence ATGACTGTATCCGTTAACAACCAGTCCGTTACTACTTCGCCTACTGCTTCACTTGGAAGCTTACTGACGCAGTTGGAGCTAACTCAAAAGAAAGGCATTGCCGTAGCGGTGAACAACGCTATTGTTCCCCGTACTCTTTGGAATCAGTATCCGCTATCTGGCAACGAAACCATCACTATTTTACAAGCAACCCAGGGAGGATGA
- a CDS encoding MarR family winged helix-turn-helix transcriptional regulator: MSDSIFNVNQQNSSVDAKIVAGLERIGEVFRTLLWQQSRMTGLSPIQIQVLLFLAFHEPAKCRIGYLAEEFNLTKPTISDAVKVLVQKELLVRVVDPFDSRSHSLQLTTAGQEIVEQTGSFANGLSQLIGKMDGGQKTVLYESLFTLIYGLHQHGLIAVQRMCKTCVHYQYDGQIHYCGLLKIPLEADLLRLDCPEHTHA; the protein is encoded by the coding sequence ATGAGTGACTCCATATTTAACGTAAACCAACAAAATAGCTCGGTTGATGCCAAAATTGTGGCGGGGCTAGAGCGGATTGGCGAGGTGTTTCGGACATTGCTCTGGCAGCAAAGCCGCATGACCGGCCTAAGTCCAATTCAAATACAAGTGTTGCTGTTTCTTGCCTTTCACGAACCAGCCAAGTGTCGCATAGGGTATCTGGCAGAGGAGTTTAACTTGACAAAACCGACCATCAGTGATGCGGTGAAGGTGCTGGTTCAAAAAGAATTATTGGTACGCGTTGTGGATCCTTTCGACAGCCGTAGCCATAGTTTGCAGTTAACTACCGCCGGTCAGGAAATTGTCGAACAGACGGGTAGTTTTGCCAATGGACTTAGCCAGTTGATTGGTAAAATGGATGGGGGGCAGAAGACGGTGCTTTATGAAAGCTTGTTTACACTTATTTACGGGCTGCACCAGCACGGCCTGATTGCTGTCCAGCGAATGTGCAAAACGTGTGTACACTACCAGTACGATGGACAGATTCATTACTGTGGCTTACTTAAAATTCCCTTGGAGGCAGACCTGCTCCGGTTAGACTGTCCCGAGCACACGCATGCGTAA
- a CDS encoding DUF2024 family protein encodes MQVSVFDTYVTRTDGSIMHFDILVPSTLTSEATIHEYGQTYLATKGQAGQPLAAKECRFCHIEEADEMVQTSIAQQGFHIIEMQGC; translated from the coding sequence ATGCAAGTTTCCGTTTTTGATACTTACGTTACCCGTACAGACGGGTCAATTATGCACTTCGACATTCTGGTGCCATCTACGTTGACGAGTGAAGCAACGATTCATGAGTATGGGCAGACCTACTTGGCGACGAAAGGACAAGCCGGGCAACCCCTGGCTGCTAAAGAATGCCGCTTCTGTCACATAGAAGAAGCCGACGAGATGGTGCAGACCAGCATTGCCCAGCAGGGCTTTCACATCATTGAAATGCAGGGCTGCTAA
- a CDS encoding SusC/RagA family TonB-linked outer membrane protein has protein sequence MNKSTPQVLSTFIVHIALLLILFSTQVIAQNRLLTGSVSSKDDSKPLPGANIIVQGSNIGAQTDADGKFSLQIPLNATKLVVSSIGFLNQEISITNAATLAITLSADTRQLSEVIVTGYSSESRKAFTGSAAKINATQLENRPAQSLDQLLGGQAAGVNIVQPSSALNNTPVFRIRGINSITSSVYPLFIVDGVTVFTGSAGGSVGNNPLSDINPSDIETIDILKDASATAIYGSRAANGVVVITTKKGKKGRTKVSYDGWVSFSKPFNLPKLLAPADYVAIKNEARVNAGLSPGFVLGKNADGSEIGTNWYDVAYQTGVSQNHTISISGANDATSYFLSLNHSDQNGILRTNTFKRDAARVNLEHTLTKGIRIGTNLTYSKSSNAGPNSGAIGPNSIASSSGNSVNTQYIGLQPLARMTYILPPNVPVYNVNGTYNINTANGNIGYGPNSSALGVFNAYNLQTILDLDKNTSDNNTLIGSVFAEIELLKDLKLKTVYGLDNYVVENKEFRNPYSGDGFSTNGVASNSNTTYYRSNWTNTLSYGTTFREDHNLRVLIGHEEIYRKVDGWGATRTGLADPFYTNYQGGFTTITPAATVYAENGIRSFFSNVNYDYKRKYLFSFNFRRDGLSALAAGNKWGNFGGGSVGWNLSEEFFYKQASLSRILNDVKIRASYGIVGNSSLNDYAALSQFSSGTYAGVASLFFGQAGNPELQWETSKKIDIGLNLGLWNNRVTLEADYYKNTIDGLILNAPQPSSKGIPGNSIAANVGSLYNQGIELGISATLLNKGKLGWNANVNIATLENKVTSLGTGGDIYPTNLSTFGIQNITRVGYSVGSIFAVPTAGINPTNGNKLYINRNNETVQYNAVTKSFSYLDGGPAPVIDNYADGRIQGPSLPTYYGGFNNNLTYGPFDLTIGLIFSGGNKLYNGTRATLSDQRYFNNGTFILDRWTTPGQVTDIPKLVWGDSFTGGFSSANATNVEDGSFIKLKNVALGYRVPVERLGINKVISSARAYVQAANVFTMTKYTGSDPEVSINGNSINSGKDQNVPVNASVYTIGVNIGF, from the coding sequence ATGAATAAATCTACTCCACAAGTTTTATCTACATTCATCGTCCACATCGCTTTATTGCTGATACTCTTTTCCACGCAGGTAATAGCCCAGAATCGGCTCCTCACCGGATCAGTTTCCAGCAAAGATGATAGTAAACCGCTTCCTGGTGCAAACATCATTGTTCAGGGAAGCAACATTGGTGCGCAAACCGATGCAGACGGAAAATTTTCGCTTCAAATACCACTGAACGCGACAAAACTGGTGGTTTCGTCCATCGGCTTTCTTAATCAGGAAATTTCTATTACCAACGCGGCTACGCTGGCAATCACGCTGTCGGCAGATACCCGTCAACTGAGCGAAGTGATCGTTACGGGCTACTCCAGCGAGAGTCGAAAAGCGTTTACGGGCTCAGCAGCTAAAATCAACGCGACTCAATTAGAAAATCGACCCGCCCAAAGTCTTGATCAGTTGCTGGGCGGACAGGCGGCAGGGGTCAATATTGTCCAGCCGAGCAGCGCCCTCAACAACACGCCTGTTTTCCGAATTCGAGGCATAAATTCCATTACGTCCTCGGTGTATCCACTTTTTATCGTTGATGGCGTTACGGTTTTTACTGGCTCCGCAGGCGGTTCGGTAGGAAATAATCCCTTGTCGGACATAAATCCGTCGGATATCGAAACGATTGATATTCTCAAAGATGCTTCTGCCACGGCGATTTACGGCTCACGAGCAGCCAATGGAGTCGTTGTAATCACGACGAAAAAAGGAAAAAAAGGGCGTACCAAAGTAAGCTATGATGGGTGGGTGAGTTTTAGCAAGCCTTTCAATCTACCAAAATTGTTAGCACCAGCGGACTACGTTGCGATAAAAAACGAAGCGCGGGTAAACGCCGGCCTATCTCCTGGTTTTGTGTTGGGTAAAAATGCCGACGGTAGTGAAATCGGGACTAACTGGTATGATGTAGCGTATCAGACGGGTGTTTCTCAAAATCACACCATCAGCATTTCGGGTGCCAATGACGCGACCAGTTATTTTCTGTCGCTTAATCATTCCGATCAGAACGGTATTCTCCGCACGAACACGTTCAAGCGCGATGCCGCCCGTGTCAACCTAGAACATACACTGACAAAAGGGATTCGAATCGGTACGAATCTTACATACAGTAAGTCCAGCAACGCGGGTCCTAACTCGGGAGCGATTGGGCCTAACTCCATTGCGTCATCGTCGGGGAATAGTGTCAATACGCAGTACATTGGTTTACAGCCACTTGCCCGAATGACGTATATTCTTCCGCCCAATGTCCCTGTCTACAATGTCAACGGTACGTACAATATCAACACGGCGAATGGTAATATCGGATACGGCCCGAACAGCTCGGCACTCGGTGTTTTTAACGCGTATAACCTGCAAACCATTTTAGATCTGGACAAAAATACATCCGACAACAATACGCTGATCGGCAGCGTGTTTGCAGAAATTGAACTACTAAAGGATCTGAAACTAAAGACCGTTTACGGCCTCGACAACTATGTGGTCGAAAACAAGGAATTCAGAAATCCGTACAGTGGAGATGGCTTCTCGACGAATGGTGTAGCGTCCAATTCCAACACGACTTATTACCGCTCTAACTGGACAAACACGCTTTCCTACGGCACAACCTTTCGGGAAGACCATAATTTGCGAGTACTGATTGGGCATGAAGAAATTTACCGCAAAGTGGATGGATGGGGGGCTACACGAACCGGTCTGGCCGATCCGTTCTACACCAATTATCAGGGCGGTTTCACGACGATTACGCCAGCCGCAACTGTCTACGCTGAAAATGGAATACGTTCTTTTTTCAGCAACGTGAACTACGATTACAAGCGCAAATACCTGTTTAGTTTCAACTTCCGTCGGGATGGGCTGTCCGCGTTGGCAGCGGGCAATAAATGGGGGAATTTTGGCGGAGGTTCCGTGGGCTGGAACCTGTCGGAAGAATTCTTTTACAAGCAAGCATCTCTGTCTCGGATACTGAACGATGTCAAAATCCGGGCCAGCTACGGTATTGTCGGCAACAGCAGCCTAAACGATTACGCAGCGCTGTCGCAGTTTAGCTCCGGCACCTACGCGGGGGTAGCCAGCCTGTTTTTCGGGCAAGCGGGTAACCCGGAGTTGCAGTGGGAAACAAGCAAAAAAATAGACATTGGCTTAAACCTGGGGCTTTGGAATAACCGCGTTACGCTGGAAGCGGATTACTACAAAAATACCATCGACGGGTTGATCCTAAACGCTCCTCAACCCTCTTCCAAAGGGATTCCTGGTAACTCGATTGCCGCCAACGTGGGATCGCTGTACAATCAGGGAATCGAGCTGGGGATCTCCGCTACCCTGCTTAACAAAGGAAAACTTGGTTGGAACGCCAATGTCAACATTGCCACTCTCGAAAACAAGGTTACTTCCTTGGGTACCGGGGGCGACATCTACCCGACGAACCTGAGCACATTTGGTATTCAGAACATTACGCGGGTTGGCTATTCTGTTGGCTCAATTTTCGCCGTACCGACTGCGGGGATCAACCCTACCAACGGCAACAAGCTGTATATCAACCGAAACAACGAGACGGTTCAGTACAATGCTGTTACCAAAAGCTTCTCGTATCTAGACGGTGGCCCCGCGCCGGTCATTGACAACTACGCAGACGGACGGATTCAAGGTCCATCCTTACCGACGTATTACGGGGGCTTCAATAACAACCTGACGTACGGTCCGTTCGATTTGACCATTGGCCTTATTTTCTCAGGCGGCAACAAACTATACAACGGGACCCGGGCTACGCTATCTGATCAGCGGTATTTCAACAACGGCACCTTTATCCTGGATCGCTGGACTACGCCCGGCCAGGTAACCGACATTCCGAAACTGGTTTGGGGGGACAGCTTCACGGGCGGCTTCTCATCGGCCAACGCTACAAACGTTGAAGATGGCTCGTTTATCAAGCTCAAAAATGTTGCGCTGGGCTACCGTGTTCCCGTCGAACGCCTTGGTATTAATAAAGTCATTTCGTCGGCGCGGGCTTACGTTCAGGCGGCCAACGTGTTCACCATGACAAAATACACCGGCTCCGATCCCGAAGTATCCATCAACGGTAACTCGATCAATTCGGGCAAAGACCAGAATGTTCCGGTCAACGCATCTGTCTACACTATTGGCGTAAACATTGGCTTCTAA
- a CDS encoding RagB/SusD family nutrient uptake outer membrane protein: protein MLLHKKFTRIFSQSLTVSALSVLLFSACRKDILDAVPVTSISNESAYSTPAKILAQVNGIYAQFGSASYYGGRFIVFNEQRGNEFSQNDGNNSTGANVWNQSISASGDFVNAVWTAAYRTINSSNLLIETLATSTVVPDSVRKGYIAEAKFLRAFSYLSLVQTYAKPFAQNSTSPALPLRLKAETSSNNNDLAFSSVADIYGQIIKDLNEAEADLPTAYSTAILNASRAHKASAIALKTRAYLIKGDYAGVVTEAAKLVSASTPFQYSAGTVTHRLETNVATVFGGSYLGNEAIFSIPFVNPAEAPDLQSALAANYLTPVIYLNPTGIVSDPVFSSATSADARKNLLATNATGQKLLKKFSKNSAPYTDFIPVIRYAEVLLNYAEAAAQTGDLNKATALLRAVRNRSDAGFTFTTGIGSKDELVSTVLNERRIELLGEGFRTSDLLRRVQPLPAKTGNAGTAPEVAPTAGNYVWAIPSGELAYNTLAPR, encoded by the coding sequence ATGCTACTCCACAAAAAATTTACCCGCATTTTCAGTCAGTCCTTAACCGTATCGGCTCTTTCGGTATTGCTGTTTTCTGCCTGCCGCAAAGACATTCTGGATGCGGTTCCCGTGACCAGCATATCCAACGAATCGGCCTACAGTACGCCCGCTAAAATTCTAGCCCAGGTCAACGGCATCTATGCCCAGTTCGGCAGCGCATCGTATTACGGAGGACGGTTCATTGTTTTCAACGAACAGCGCGGCAATGAATTCAGCCAGAACGACGGAAATAACTCCACGGGAGCCAACGTCTGGAATCAGTCCATCTCAGCTTCAGGGGATTTTGTTAATGCGGTCTGGACCGCTGCGTACCGGACCATCAACTCTTCGAATCTGCTGATTGAAACGTTAGCTACGTCAACCGTTGTCCCAGACTCAGTCCGCAAAGGGTACATTGCCGAAGCCAAATTTTTACGGGCTTTCAGTTATCTGAGCCTAGTACAAACCTACGCTAAACCGTTTGCGCAGAATAGCACCAGTCCGGCCTTACCGCTACGGTTAAAAGCCGAAACCTCAAGCAATAACAATGACTTGGCGTTCAGTAGTGTAGCGGACATCTACGGACAAATTATCAAAGACTTGAACGAGGCCGAAGCCGATTTGCCAACCGCGTATTCAACGGCGATTTTAAACGCGTCCAGGGCACACAAAGCGTCAGCTATTGCACTAAAAACCCGAGCCTACTTGATCAAAGGCGATTATGCAGGTGTCGTGACGGAAGCAGCTAAATTAGTGTCTGCGTCAACTCCGTTTCAATATTCCGCTGGAACGGTGACGCATCGGTTAGAGACTAATGTAGCAACGGTATTTGGCGGCTCTTATCTGGGTAACGAAGCAATCTTTTCCATTCCGTTTGTCAATCCAGCGGAAGCGCCTGACCTACAAAGCGCACTGGCGGCCAACTACCTGACGCCGGTTATTTATCTGAATCCAACGGGTATTGTGTCTGACCCGGTTTTTTCGTCAGCTACGTCGGCAGATGCCCGAAAAAACTTGCTTGCTACAAACGCAACGGGGCAAAAGCTACTGAAAAAGTTTTCTAAAAATTCCGCGCCCTATACGGACTTTATTCCTGTGATCCGCTACGCCGAAGTACTGCTCAACTACGCGGAGGCCGCAGCGCAAACGGGCGATCTGAACAAGGCAACCGCCCTGCTTAGAGCCGTTCGTAATCGATCCGACGCAGGTTTTACGTTTACAACGGGGATCGGATCGAAAGACGAGTTGGTCAGCACCGTACTGAACGAACGCCGGATCGAATTACTGGGAGAAGGCTTCCGAACCTCCGATCTGCTCCGACGTGTACAACCGCTTCCTGCCAAGACGGGCAATGCTGGTACAGCTCCGGAAGTAGCGCCAACGGCTGGCAATTACGTATGGGCGATCCCCAGTGGTGAACTCGCTTACAACACATTAGCGCCCCGCTGA
- a CDS encoding amidohydrolase — protein sequence MKRTTFIPLFLALPLLTLGKGPGDGSKPAKESADKIFVNGTIITVDAKNSTAQAVAVKAGKVLAVGSIRDINKLRDAGTVVVDLGGKTVIPGFIDGHSHFMSLEWTQTANVAAPPVGTVKTIADIVSELKKYKAEKNIPDGAWIRGFGYDVDQLAEKRHPIKEDLDGAFPNNPVVITHVSGHMSVANSAALKASGIDSTTKDPAGGIIVRKDGSNEPAGLLQEKAQYSVRLKNANATPSLDDQLKVLHDQQLYYASQGITTAQDGSTSFESLQLLKQAANKGKLFIDIETLPSYGIIDKVLGNPDFTYGTLTNHLKLNGFKFMSDGSPQGKTAFFGQPYLTKVPGCDAEVCRGFPVTSQEQFNEAVLKGFKNNIQTYVHCNGDAAIDMYIEAVENANRVLGTTSTNRRPVVIHSQFVRPDQLDKYKQLGMLPACFTNHTFFWGDVHVQNLGEKRAFFSSPLKTALKKGIIATNHTDFPVTPVNQLFLLWSSVNRQSRLGRTIGPDERLTPIEGLRAVTINGAYEYFEEKTKGSIEPGKLADLVVLSDNPLTIDPLKIKDIVVLETIKEGSTIYKR from the coding sequence ATGAAACGTACAACGTTTATTCCACTTTTCCTTGCTCTTCCTTTGCTGACGTTAGGCAAAGGTCCCGGCGATGGATCAAAACCCGCCAAAGAAAGCGCGGATAAGATTTTTGTCAATGGTACCATCATTACCGTTGATGCAAAAAATTCGACGGCGCAGGCGGTAGCTGTAAAAGCCGGAAAAGTCCTGGCGGTTGGTTCCATTCGTGATATCAACAAACTCAGAGATGCGGGTACAGTCGTCGTTGACCTCGGCGGTAAAACCGTTATTCCGGGCTTTATCGATGGTCACAGTCATTTCATGAGTCTTGAATGGACACAAACAGCCAATGTAGCAGCCCCACCTGTGGGTACGGTTAAAACCATCGCCGATATTGTTAGCGAGCTAAAAAAATACAAAGCCGAAAAAAACATCCCCGACGGGGCCTGGATTCGGGGATTTGGCTATGATGTGGACCAACTAGCCGAGAAACGTCACCCAATCAAAGAAGATTTAGACGGAGCTTTTCCCAACAACCCGGTTGTCATTACGCACGTGTCCGGGCATATGTCGGTCGCCAATTCGGCTGCGTTGAAAGCGTCGGGTATAGATAGCACCACCAAAGATCCTGCCGGGGGAATTATTGTTCGGAAAGACGGCTCCAATGAACCGGCGGGCTTGCTCCAGGAGAAGGCGCAGTACAGCGTCCGGCTGAAAAACGCCAACGCAACGCCTTCGTTGGATGATCAGTTAAAGGTTCTTCACGATCAGCAGCTTTACTACGCCAGTCAGGGAATTACGACTGCACAGGATGGCAGCACAAGTTTCGAATCGCTGCAACTGCTCAAGCAAGCTGCGAATAAAGGGAAGTTGTTTATCGATATTGAAACGTTACCCTCCTACGGTATTATCGATAAAGTGTTAGGCAACCCTGATTTCACGTACGGCACGTTGACCAATCACTTAAAACTTAACGGCTTCAAGTTTATGTCCGATGGGTCGCCCCAGGGCAAAACAGCCTTTTTTGGCCAACCGTATTTAACCAAAGTACCGGGCTGTGACGCGGAAGTCTGTCGGGGCTTTCCCGTAACGTCGCAGGAGCAGTTTAACGAAGCCGTGCTAAAGGGTTTTAAAAACAACATTCAAACGTACGTCCACTGCAACGGTGATGCCGCCATCGACATGTACATCGAAGCGGTTGAAAACGCTAACCGGGTGTTAGGAACTACCAGCACCAACCGTCGCCCTGTAGTAATTCATTCGCAGTTTGTTCGGCCCGACCAGCTCGATAAGTACAAGCAGTTGGGCATGTTGCCCGCCTGCTTCACCAACCACACGTTTTTCTGGGGCGATGTTCACGTACAGAATCTGGGCGAAAAACGCGCTTTCTTTTCGAGTCCACTGAAAACGGCGCTTAAAAAAGGGATCATTGCGACGAACCATACCGATTTCCCCGTAACGCCGGTCAACCAACTGTTTTTGTTGTGGTCATCTGTCAACCGGCAATCGCGCTTGGGACGAACGATTGGCCCCGACGAGCGATTGACGCCCATCGAAGGCTTACGAGCCGTAACGATCAACGGAGCGTATGAATATTTCGAAGAAAAAACCAAAGGCTCGATTGAACCCGGCAAGCTGGCCGATCTCGTGGTTCTTTCCGATAATCCGCTAACCATCGACCCGCTGAAAATCAAAGACATTGTGGTGTTGGAGACAATCAAGGAAGGAAGCACGATTTACAAGCGATAA
- a CDS encoding LLM class flavin-dependent oxidoreductase: MTLAKITTVPIRTTQRVAEVAWFDDIIGGDTEYLGVLDNTRRSSFAHCKDIALGAEKLGFSTILFPTAYTVGQDPLTFAAGIAPLTSAINLLVAIRTGEFHPPMLARALASLDHMLNGRLILNIINSDLPGLREDPVLRYQRCAETIEILKQAWTKDRINHRGKLYQFDLPADPVKPYQQNGGPLLYFGGTSDGSRDVCARYCDVFLTWPESEESMYATLQDMTARAARYGRKIDFGLRIHVIVRETEAEARAYARRLMSKFDEQRGAEIRARGEDSRSLGVLRQDQLRETANIDGYVEDILWTHIGKVFSGCGGGLVGSADQVVAKLNRYIDMGFRSFIFSGFPLLEEANYFAKLVLPRLPNVSMPALQGRIAADAPVTPLTTAELV, translated from the coding sequence ATGACCTTAGCAAAAATTACCACCGTACCTATTCGTACTACGCAACGTGTGGCGGAAGTAGCCTGGTTTGACGATATCATTGGGGGAGATACTGAGTATCTGGGTGTGCTGGACAACACCCGCCGAAGCAGCTTTGCCCATTGCAAAGACATCGCGCTGGGAGCCGAGAAGCTAGGCTTCAGTACCATTTTATTTCCGACTGCCTACACCGTCGGGCAAGATCCGCTAACTTTTGCCGCCGGTATTGCTCCGCTGACCAGTGCTATAAATTTATTGGTAGCCATCCGTACCGGCGAGTTTCATCCACCCATGCTGGCTCGGGCACTGGCTTCGCTTGACCACATGCTCAACGGACGATTGATCTTAAATATTATCAATTCCGACCTTCCCGGCTTGCGCGAAGATCCGGTTCTTCGGTACCAGCGGTGCGCCGAAACCATCGAAATCCTGAAACAGGCCTGGACAAAGGATCGGATCAACCATCGGGGTAAATTATACCAGTTCGATTTACCCGCTGATCCCGTAAAACCTTACCAGCAGAACGGTGGACCACTGCTTTATTTTGGTGGCACCTCCGATGGCTCACGCGATGTGTGCGCGCGGTATTGCGATGTTTTTCTGACCTGGCCCGAGTCGGAAGAAAGTATGTACGCAACGCTTCAGGACATGACAGCACGGGCAGCACGCTACGGTCGAAAAATTGATTTCGGTTTACGTATTCACGTCATCGTTCGGGAAACAGAAGCCGAAGCGCGGGCGTATGCCCGACGCCTGATGTCAAAATTTGACGAACAGCGAGGAGCCGAAATCCGGGCGCGGGGCGAAGATTCCCGGTCACTGGGCGTACTCCGACAGGATCAGTTGCGCGAAACCGCCAACATTGACGGTTACGTTGAAGACATTCTCTGGACCCACATCGGAAAGGTGTTTTCGGGTTGCGGGGGCGGTTTGGTTGGGAGTGCCGATCAGGTCGTTGCCAAGCTTAACCGGTACATCGATATGGGGTTTCGCTCGTTTATTTTCTCGGGTTTTCCGCTTCTTGAGGAGGCAAACTACTTCGCCAAACTGGTCCTCCCCCGCCTGCCGAATGTATCGATGCCTGCCTTACAGGGCCGCATTGCAGCAGACGCCCCTGTTACCCCACTGACAACGGCTGAACTGGTATGA
- a CDS encoding APC family permease, which produces MTTTTLEKEPVVMKREIGLLDATLLAAGGMIGSGIFIVSADVIRNVGSAGWLIAVWIIGGFMTLIAAVSYGELSGMYPKAGGQYVYLKEAYNPLIAFLYGWSLFAVIQTGTIAAVGVSFFKFLAYFVPAVSEDVVLFSLGQFHISPAQLLAIGVIFLLTYINTKGVKGGKIIQTTFTATKVLSIIGLIGFGLFYLKPDVWASNWTNAWHLQRLGRDGSVDMYLGIPALGGAIAAALTGTVVSYDAWNNVTFVAGEIKNPRRNIGLSLLLGTLLVTVLYVSLNVMFTAVLPLSDIAGAEKDRVGITAAQAIFGQAGTAVIAITILIATFGCNNGLILAGARVYYSMAKDGLFFQKTAHLNKHAVPEFALWIQAVVASLLCLSGRYGDLLDMISFVVVLFYILTIWGIFILRRKQPHIERSYKAFGYPVLPALYILMGSLFCGLLIIYKPTYTWPGLLIALLGVPIYYWLVRQNHVEINERTPL; this is translated from the coding sequence ATGACAACAACGACCCTTGAAAAAGAGCCTGTGGTGATGAAACGGGAAATCGGTCTGCTCGACGCGACGCTACTCGCAGCAGGCGGCATGATCGGTTCCGGAATCTTTATCGTCAGTGCCGATGTCATACGGAACGTTGGTTCGGCGGGATGGCTTATTGCCGTATGGATCATTGGGGGTTTCATGACCCTCATAGCAGCCGTTAGCTACGGCGAACTTAGCGGTATGTATCCCAAGGCAGGAGGCCAGTACGTATACCTCAAAGAAGCGTATAATCCGCTGATTGCTTTCCTGTACGGCTGGAGCTTATTTGCTGTTATTCAGACGGGAACCATTGCTGCGGTAGGCGTTTCGTTTTTTAAGTTCCTGGCTTATTTTGTACCCGCTGTTAGTGAAGACGTTGTTTTGTTTTCGCTCGGACAATTTCATATTTCGCCCGCCCAGCTTCTGGCGATTGGGGTAATTTTTTTGCTGACCTATATCAATACCAAAGGTGTAAAAGGTGGAAAAATCATCCAGACAACATTTACCGCCACCAAAGTACTGAGCATTATTGGTTTAATTGGATTTGGGCTGTTCTACCTAAAACCAGATGTCTGGGCAAGCAACTGGACCAATGCCTGGCACTTACAACGGCTCGGGCGTGATGGCTCGGTTGATATGTATCTGGGTATCCCAGCCCTTGGTGGCGCTATCGCGGCTGCCCTGACCGGTACCGTGGTTAGTTATGATGCCTGGAACAATGTGACGTTCGTAGCGGGTGAAATCAAAAATCCACGCCGAAATATTGGCCTGAGTTTACTGCTGGGCACATTGTTGGTCACTGTACTGTACGTATCGCTCAACGTCATGTTTACGGCTGTGTTACCACTGTCCGACATTGCCGGTGCCGAAAAAGACCGGGTGGGTATTACGGCGGCCCAGGCGATTTTTGGTCAGGCCGGTACCGCTGTCATCGCTATCACCATCCTGATTGCTACGTTTGGCTGTAACAATGGCCTGATTCTGGCCGGAGCAAGGGTCTATTACAGCATGGCTAAAGACGGTTTATTCTTTCAGAAAACGGCTCACCTGAACAAACACGCCGTTCCCGAATTCGCCTTGTGGATTCAGGCTGTTGTCGCTTCGTTATTGTGTTTAAGTGGTCGCTACGGCGATTTGCTGGATATGATCTCGTTTGTTGTCGTCTTGTTCTACATTCTGACGATCTGGGGAATATTTATACTGCGCCGGAAACAACCCCACATCGAACGGTCGTACAAGGCGTTTGGCTACCCGGTTTTGCCGGCGTTATACATTCTGATGGGTAGCTTATTCTGTGGCCTACTGATCATTTACAAACCAACCTATACCTGGCCGGGGCTTCTCATTGCGCTTCTTGGTGTGCCAATCTATTATTGGTTGGTCAGGCAAAATCACGTAGAAATTAATGAACGTACACCCTTATAG
- a CDS encoding c-type cytochrome produces MNVHPYSVWLAGVFALLTLDSCFQANGQDHLSHPVVITDTLPTRFGIGRLATAAEIARLDIDVRPNGKGLPAGQGNSATGKQIFATKCAACHGTGGVGGPNGSLVTSTNPDRKRPEKTIGNYWPYATTVFDYIRRAMPFSQPGSLTNEEVYHLTAYLLQANGIIDEKAVINAQTLPRVVMPAQKLFVPDNRKGGPEIK; encoded by the coding sequence ATGAACGTACACCCTTATAGTGTCTGGCTGGCAGGCGTCTTCGCGCTGCTGACTTTAGACAGTTGTTTTCAGGCAAACGGGCAAGACCACCTCTCCCATCCGGTCGTCATTACTGATACACTACCGACTCGCTTTGGCATCGGGCGACTAGCCACAGCAGCCGAAATTGCACGGCTTGATATCGATGTGCGTCCTAACGGAAAAGGCTTACCCGCCGGACAAGGGAATTCCGCCACGGGCAAACAAATTTTCGCCACCAAATGCGCAGCCTGTCACGGAACCGGGGGCGTAGGGGGTCCAAATGGCTCACTGGTCACGTCGACCAATCCGGACCGGAAACGACCCGAGAAAACCATCGGAAATTATTGGCCGTATGCCACAACCGTATTTGATTACATCCGTAGGGCGATGCCATTTAGCCAGCCGGGTTCGCTCACCAACGAAGAGGTTTACCACCTGACAGCCTATTTGCTACAGGCGAATGGCATTATCGACGAAAAAGCCGTCATCAACGCGCAAACGCTTCCTCGTGTGGTCATGCCCGCTCAGAAGCTGTTCGTCCCCGACAACCGCAAAGGTGGGCCAGAAATAAAGTAA